The genomic stretch TGTCAGCTGGGAGCGCACGAAGAGGGCCAGCAGTATGGCGCTGGGACTCATTTCCGGTAGGTAGACAAAGCGCAGAAAGTAGAAGCTGGACGAGACAAGGAACTCGAGCGTGAGGGCGGTCACCAGAAATTGTCGTTCCTGTGCCAGGGGGAAAAGGAAATTACTTGTAAATGCATTTGACCCACTCTTCGGATCGAATCCACTTGGGGTCTTCGCATCTCACCCGGAACTGAGTGTTGGCATTGCGACTGGCTATGGAGAGGTGCAGGCCGAAGCACAGGATGAGTATTTCGCTGGCCTGCGTCACCAGCTCCCACTTGAGCGGATGGCAGGTGTTGGTGCTCGCCTCGCGTAGACTCTCCAGCTGGGCGCTCTCCAGCAGGTCCAGCGACGAGGCCGTGAAGGCGGACATGTAGCACACCACCGCGAACACCATGGCGCCCAGATATTTGAGCAGATCCACGTCCCGCAGCACCCAGCGATGGGCCTTCCGTGTCCGAAAATCTACCAGGTGGCGATACAGCTTCAGTATGATGGCGCCGTAGCAGGTGATGAATCCCAGTTCCCGCAGCCAGGGCTCCAGCAGGCAGCGCTCGGTGGAGGCGGGAAAGAAATGGACGGCAACCTGCAGAAGGTCTACTTAGTACTCGATAGACATGGACAAAGGGATCACTCACAGATGCATAAAGTAAAACAATTCCCAGCAGTATCGTCTCCAGCACAGTCCACATGCCCGAGGCAATGGCCTAGAAAGTCACAACGTTAGAAAGTTACGCGTAAAGAATCCACCACAGAAAACGCACCTTGCTCTTCCTCTGTCTAAAAACAATCACACCCAGGACCACACAGCACAGGATACAGGCGCCCAGGACAATGGCCACAAGCAGACGCAGACAGGCATCCATATTGagggcctcctcctcctgaaAGTTGAGGCACACCCCATGCTGATCGCAGTTTGTGCAACCGCCCGGACACGGTATGCACGAGTAGTTGTCGTAGCCCTCGGACAGTTCCACTAAATCGCCGCGGAAGCCCTGCAGCGTTGAGTTTGGCAGATAGAAGGACTCCCGACAGAGACACGTGTACACATCCCTCGTGGCCGCCGGTTTGTTCTCCGTGAGAAGGCAGAAAGTAGTATTTCGATCACACCTGCAACGTGTTAGCAATCcatcatatatatattcgaAGGAAGCTTCGAGCTTATAGCTCACCCGTGACGACGGCCAAACACCTCCTCCAGTCCATCGTTGCACACATCCTCATCGGCGGCAATAAAGGCAGCTGCCACAATTCTGAAATGGTTCAAATTGATTATGATGATTGTGTGCTCCTCATTTGGTTGGTAGGTATGCAACTGCCTTCCACTCACTTGATTCTATGCTCTGTGAATGATATGCGAAAGGGCCACAGCCAGCGGCGCGTCAACAGGTTGCAGTCGCGAAAAGGGGCGCCCCACTCCTGGGTACCGTCGCTGCTGTTCCAGGCGGCACTGCGAAAGGAACGggaaaacaaatatatatagtacatatggTTATTGGAAAGTATCCAAAAGGCAGATGGATGATGTGTGGGTTTGTAAGTGGGGTTTTTTACAGCGTGGTCTGGATTTCTGGGCACAGAAGTTGGGATAATTAATTTGAAGGaataaataattgaataattatagATATTACAAATTAAGAGAGTAACGAACTTAAAGAAACCAAGGCTCTTGCCAGAAAGGCATATCCATCGCTTTGCATGCCCTAAGCAAAGGATAATGTTTCACATGAGGCTAATTATCTGAAATATTCAACCAAGACATCAAATGCCTTAGCAAATCTCTGGTGATTGTTCGTTGTATTAGCGATGTATCACGATTCATTTCATAGTGAAAGTGGGTAAAATTAGAGCCGCGCTGAGCTCTACTAAATATCTAAGCTATGAATACGTtatcatatatatttttatttattttttaagatatttaataaataaaccaatgtttatgtttatttctAATAAAAAGAATTCATAAAATCCTGTAAAAAATCATATATAGGTACATATTTATCTCACAGTGTTATTGGGGCTTTCCAAAAATGAgagcatactttttggggcagCACAAACCAATTTCAAGAATCAAATTACCAAGAGATTATTCAACTCACCCCAATTCCCGCCAGTAAGAGCCCAAAAACGCCTTATTATGCACCTGATCCGGTGGTATCTGCAACACACATcaacatcattatcattaaTATCGCCCCCGCCAATCCAGCCGTATGGTATGCATACCGTGACATTATCCCTGAATTTAACGACAACCGTGTGTATGCTCGGCGCGGCAATGGCAAAGGCCAGTAGGTTCTCGTCCTCGTTTAGGGCATAGCTGGCGATACTGTTGGCCCGACGGCTCACCTCCGCACGTGTCGGCTCATCGATGGCAATCGGAGTGTTGGCATTTGGGAATTTGTTCGATAGAAATTCAATAAACTGGCGTGCAGCATCCTCGGCAATGTCGGTGAAGTCGTAAAACtgcaagcaacaacaaaatgaacaAGCTATTAATTGTTTGAGATGTTAAAGGCAAAATGAAATGTGTGCAAAT from Drosophila pseudoobscura strain MV-25-SWS-2005 chromosome 4, UCI_Dpse_MV25, whole genome shotgun sequence encodes the following:
- the smog gene encoding uncharacterized protein smog isoform X6, with the protein product MWDERASVPQFCCTPAEAATPTTNIPPTSENNAKDKQNKLKFKSNISDMEMCIEKKAKKSKKSKNETAESSMQEQQQQRQQQSNKDNNYQKKCHQNQTKTQGRQTHKSKSNNSKSSIKSSSDCSSNNNCNNNNNQRDRDHLKKQQQNQRTTKPTTKATSTNGRSDANRSSAVSSSIIIKSSKVNASGNVSSHTTNNSSNNNSSHCCTQLNTLYLLLVLLIVGLAHHSATASPYESRRDALLAYYKRAHLQQQSVARGAVAVATYEGGPSQSQEEYHLHDASAVDFDELTPTVSVVSALTRAERLRKRSPLPTTLSTASTTTTASEAAAITTAESAAEASSSSSSNSKKPEEKCDPKVLEMVPDEPFYDFTDIAEDAARQFIEFLSNKFPNANTPIAIDEPTRAEVSRRANSIASYALNEDENLLAFAIAAPSIHTVVVKFRDNVTIPPDQVHNKAFLGSYWRELGAAWNSSDGTQEWGAPFRDCNLLTRRWLWPFRISFTEHRIKIVAAAFIAADEDVCNDGLEEVFGRRHGCDRNTTFCLLTENKPAATRDVYTCLCRESFYLPNSTLQGFRGDLVELSEGYDNYSCIPCPGGCTNCDQHGVCLNFQEEEALNMDACLRLLVAIVLGACILCCVVLGVIVFRQRKSKAIASGMWTVLETILLGIVLLYASVAVHFFPASTERCLLEPWLRELGFITCYGAIILKLYRHLVDFRTRKAHRWVLRDVDLLKYLGAMVFAVVCYMSAFTASSLDLLESAQLESLREASTNTCHPLKWELVTQASEILILCFGLHLSIASRNANTQFRERQFLVTALTLEFLVSSSFYFLRFVYLPEMSPSAILLALFVRSQLTNSFALGLIFVPKLWYQHKQQNIRQNHNQ